In Lotus japonicus ecotype B-129 chromosome 5, LjGifu_v1.2, one genomic interval encodes:
- the LOC130718955 gene encoding SPX domain-containing protein 2-like: MKFWKILSNQIEQTLPDWRDKFLSYKDLKKQLKLIAPKEPSSSSSSLKRRRSDNDDGAGEVSKEVNDFLRLLEVEIEKFNAFFVEMEEEYVIKWKELQNKVAWAKNSDVDLMPVGREIVDLHGEMVLLENYSALNYTGLVKIIKKYDKRTGALLRLPFIQDVLNQPFFKIDVLNKLVKECEVMLSILFPKSGSLGPSFSTSDLEEEACSSMTANENRETLKQVPKELAEIQNMENMFIKLTTSALDTLKEIRGGSSTVSIYSLPPHKEAMVEQAAK, from the exons ATGAAGTTCTGGAAGATTCTGAGCAACCAGATCGAGCAAACGCTACCTGATTGGCGTGACAAGTTTCTCTCCTACAAGGATCTCAAGAAACAGCTCAAGCTCATAGCCCCCAAAgaaccctcctcctcctcctcctccctcaAACGACGCCGTTCCGACAACGACGACGGCGCCGGCGAGGTCTCCAAAGAGGTCAACGATTTCCTCCGTCTTTTGGAGGTCGAGATTGAAAAGTTCAACGCCTTTTTCGTCGAGATGGAAGAGGAATATGTAATCAAATGGAAg GAGTTGCAAAACAAAGTTGCTTGGGCCAAGAATTCAGATGTAGATTTGATGCCAGTAGGGAGGGAAATAGTGGATTTGCATGGAGAGATGGTTTTGTTGGAGAACTACAGTGCACTTAACTACACAG GTCTAGTGAAGATAATAAAGAAATATGATAAGCGAACTGGTGCGCTACTTCGATTACCTTTTATCCAAGATGTATTGAACCAGCCCTTCTTCAAAATTGATGTTCTTAACAAGCTTGTAAAGGAGTGTGAGGTGATGCTAAGTATTCTTTTCCCCAAAAGTGGGTCTCTAGGTCCATCCTTCTCAACTAGTGATCTTGAGGAAGAAGCGTGCAGTTCCATGACTGCAAATGAAAATAGAGAGACACTGAAGCAGGTGCCAAAAGAACTTGCCGAAATCCAAAATATGGAGAACATGTTCATCAAACTAACTACATCAGCATTGGATACCTTGAAAGAGATTAGGGGTGGAAGCTCGACCGTAAGCATATACTCATTGCCTCCGCATAAGGAGGCTATGGTAGAGCAAGCAGCCAAATAG